In the Sander lucioperca isolate FBNREF2018 chromosome 24, SLUC_FBN_1.2, whole genome shotgun sequence genome, tttcctaaaccccgaaacccaacctccgtatagatgcttcccattacgtgctgaccaGCACAAATACATTACGTTCTCAGCAACACGAAATAAACAAGATAatcgtgtccgtgtacacaaatcaatacattaaaaaaacgtgaccatttcacaaactgccgtgagaccgtgttcaACCATTGTCGGTTAACACAGTTCGTCGCTACATCTACAAGTGCAAGTTAAAATTCTACCATGCAAAGCGAAAGCCATGCCTCTTTTTTAAAGTGAAGATCCGAATTAAAATAGGCATGTTTTCTATTTGCTAGGCAGAGGAAATTAAACAATACAAACTACAGTACAAAGGGCGACATTGCTATGCTGTTTTGATGCGGTTCTGCAGGGCGAATCCTCTCTCTGCTGGCATACTGGAGACAGGAATTAGGCAGACTACCATGGCCATTTTGACCCACTCCAAATAGATTGCACCGTAATCCCAATAAGCAACCCGCAGGCTGTTGAAAAAGTCAAGCCTCCACAACCACGGAGCCCTGTCATCATATATGGTATCCCAGTTTTGCCATGGCTGGGGCTTTGACTTTCCTGCTTGCTTGCCGCCGTTTCTAGTTTGTAAACCTACCGTACTCTACTGCATTCAACCATGTAGTTTTTCCTTCGGTCTCATACGCTAcagtaatcttttttttaaataaataaaacatgattgttcattttttttaataaaacaaaggTATGAAAATCACTGGCTATTTCCACACATTCAAATTGGGCAGAGGGAATTCTTTCCGCTGGTCATTCTGAACGGAGAGAGAGAATTTTCGGtcactcatgttttttttttttttaaatggtattGAGTGCACGGCAGCAGTAATCTTGCAATATCACGCGAGAATTATCActcagaaataataaataaatataatactgCGCTTGTGTCTGAACAACCAGCTTACCGCACCCATCAGTATTAGgggaggagctactggcagcaaCTGGAAtgatttaggtgtgtgtgatgcCCAAGACTGTTcattcaaaaaaaaacaattgtagaCGCAAAAGACAGATGGTCCATCCattcacctgccaggtattttttttaaagtgcctgccctttctCAAATGACCACTTCTCAGATGGTTAGCCATAGTGTTTGCCGTAGCTAACATGGAGTCGAGCAGGGCCTCATCTCCTCTGATCTGGTGCAGCAGAAATTGTCCTACCTTCCAGCTAGGTCATTTTCTCAGACGGGCACAGCTTTTAAAGCTGGTTGAAAAGCACAGTTATGTCATATGTTTTCAGAATGGAAGTGAACAAGCTCTTGGCTTCAAAAAGTCAGCAGTGAGGCAATTTGCACTCAGTATTGTATGATGACCTTTGGGGACCTAGGGTAAAGAAGATGTAAATATGAACATGTGTCCTTATGAATTAATCAATTTAACATTTTAGGAAATGATTAAGATTCACATGAAtggctgtttgtttgtgtttcagctATACCATCAGATGTCCAGAAAGTGATTGTTGGTGAAGAACATCAGCAGGATTGGAGCTCCAGTCTGGACCAGGACACAAAGCCCCCACCCATTAACGAGGAACTGCGGATCAGTCGGGGCgaagagcagcttcaagggctagAGGAGGCTGATATGACCAAGTTCTTTGTCCCaatgaagagtgaagatgaagaagagaaCCCTCAGTTCTCACAActtcatcaaagacaaactgaacagatgaaaacagaagctgatggagaggactgtggaggaccagaaccagccatgAACTCAGATCCAGATACACATTTACAACCAGATATTGTTGAcaagactggagactcttctgaatcTAAGACTTATGACAATAATGactggaaggagaccagagaaccccAGTCAGGTTTAAAGTCTCTGAATAATGTTGAAGTCCCGGTCAGTGATCTGAGATGTAGTACTGGTGAGACTGAGTGTGGGCAAAGGTTTGGCACTAGTGGACATCTGAAGAGACAAATGAGATCTCATACAGGAAAGAAACCgtttagctgctcagtctgtaagaaagtGTTTACAGTCAGTGGGAGTTTACAAACACACATGAGaacccacacaggagagaaaccgtttagctgctcagtctgtaagatgGCTTTTACAGTGAGCGGACATTTACATAGACACATGAggatccacacaggagagaagccatttAGCTGCTCTTTCTGTAACAAAGCTTTTATACAGGGTGAcaatttacagaaacacatgagagtccacacaggagaaaaaccatTCAGCTGCTCCatctgtaagaaagcttttacacagagtggaaatttacagaaacacatgaaaATACACACAGGAGAAAAGCCGTTTGCCTGCTCCgtctgtaagaaagcttttacagCGAGTGGCTGTTTACAtagacacatgagaatccacacaggagaaaaaccatttagctgctccgTTTGTAAAAAAGCTTTTGCAGTAAGTGGaagtttacagaaacacatgagaatccacacaggagagaagccatttAGCTGCTCTGTCTGTAAGAAGGCATTTACAGAGAGTGGACATTTACAGACGCACATGAGAACCCACACgggagagaaaccatttagctgctcagtctgtaagaaagcttttacagAGAGCGGGCATTTACAGAatcacatgagaatccacacaggagaaaaaccgtTTAGCTGCTCGgtctgtaagaaagcttttacagAGAGTGGaagtttacagaaacacatgagaatccacacaggagagaaaccatttagctgctccgtctgtaagaaagcttttacagAGCGTGGAAGTTTACGGATACACATgcgaatccacacaggagagaaacgaTTTAgttgctcagtctgtaagaaagcttATACAGACAGCGGGAGTTTACGTAAACACATGAGAACCCTAACGCATGTTAAAAACCATTTAGCTGTGTGAAGTGGAGCTGCCGTCTGAAAGGAGCGGAGAACCTTGATCTAACGTATAAACACTAACAAATGAATGAAATCTTTAAAAGTTATGAGATGTCATACTCTGtgggtccttttttttttttaaaggtctaAAATCCAAAAACTAGAACGTTAgactttaaaatgtcttaagTGTGATTTTTGACAGGTCGTAAAAACAAATTGGATTATGaagtagggctggacgattttggctaaaatcataattgcgattaatcgaacaagttacctcgattgcgattattgaacgattt is a window encoding:
- the LOC116057798 gene encoding zinc finger protein OZF-like, coding for MDRRRKQKLRGEAIPSDVQKVIVGEEHQQDWSSSLDQDTKPPPINEELRISRGEEQLQGLEEADMTKFFVPMKSEDEEENPQFSQLHQRQTEQMKTEADGEDCGGPEPAMNSDPDTHLQPDIVDKTGDSSESKTYDNNDWKETREPQSGLKSLNNVEVPVSDLRCSTGETECGQRFGTSGHLKRQMRSHTGKKPFSCSVCKKVFTVSGSLQTHMRTHTGEKPFSCSVCKMAFTVSGHLHRHMRIHTGEKPFSCSFCNKAFIQGDNLQKHMRVHTGEKPFSCSICKKAFTQSGNLQKHMKIHTGEKPFACSVCKKAFTASGCLHRHMRIHTGEKPFSCSVCKKAFAVSGSLQKHMRIHTGEKPFSCSVCKKAFTESGHLQTHMRTHTGEKPFSCSVCKKAFTESGHLQNHMRIHTGEKPFSCSVCKKAFTESGSLQKHMRIHTGEKPFSCSVCKKAFTERGSLRIHMRIHTGEKRFSCSVCKKAYTDSGSLRKHMRTLTHVKNHLAV